The Faecalibaculum rodentium genome segment AGCCGGATCATGACATGGGAGTGGATCCTGACGGGTATCATGGCAGCGGCGATTCTCTGGCTGCTGCTGGACCGCAGGCACGGTTTGAGTGCGGGACCGGGAATCACGGACAGCCAGTACGAGGCACTGCGGCAGGAACTGGCGCAGTTGAAGGAAAGCCAGTCGCTGTCCGGCCAGAGCCTGGACTGGATGCTGGAAACGGTTGACGGCATGAGCCGGATCATGAACCGGTCCAAATCCCGCGGCATGTGGGGAGAATACCAGATGGAGCTGCTGCTGGAAAACTACGCCGGGACCCGGGGCCGGATCTGGGACCGCCAGGTGACACTGGCCAACGGGAAGATCGCCGATGCGGCGCTGCTGCTTCCGGGCAGCCGCCAGGTGCTCTGCGTGGATTCCAAGTTTCCCATGGACAATTTCCTGCGGATGGACGAAGATCCGCGGTATGAGAAACTATTTGCGCAGAACATGAAAAAGCACATCGATGACGTGGCGCAGAAATACATCACGGAACAGACAGCGCCGCTGGCGGTGCTGTTTGTCCCGGCCGAAGGGGTGTACCAGTACATTCTGTCCGACTGCCCGGATCTCTTTGACTACAGCCTGCGGCATCATGTCATGATCACCGGGCCGGGGACCCTGACCGGTGTGCTGACGATACTGGGACAGGCCCAGCGGGACTGGTACCGGGCAGAGCACAGGCCGGAAATCGAAGCGGGACTGGAGAAGCTGCAGGAAGAAGCCGCGAGACTGTC includes the following:
- the rmuC gene encoding DNA recombination protein RmuC; translation: MTWEWILTGIMAAAILWLLLDRRHGLSAGPGITDSQYEALRQELAQLKESQSLSGQSLDWMLETVDGMSRIMNRSKSRGMWGEYQMELLLENYAGTRGRIWDRQVTLANGKIADAALLLPGSRQVLCVDSKFPMDNFLRMDEDPRYEKLFAQNMKKHIDDVAQKYITEQTAPLAVLFVPAEGVYQYILSDCPDLFDYSLRHHVMITGPGTLTGVLTILGQAQRDWYRAEHRPEIEAGLEKLQEEAARLSDRCEKAERTFSALSDQLHQSAVTSRKMRRKLDELLEGGDLS